From Nicotiana tabacum cultivar K326 chromosome 22, ASM71507v2, whole genome shotgun sequence, one genomic window encodes:
- the LOC107812928 gene encoding sister chromatid cohesion protein SCC2 isoform X1, with amino-acid sequence MANFSTGSGVPRGISLSNTVHSETAPSLPLPSLPVFCGALDQNLRLFDESESRSLNRSDVISHAVKIADLLRNTDVSYLNLRADASPQPYGFVGNLDLYNEVLRCNSEAFACIGAGHIKGTAQNRKADSGPLKCIPAVQLPQRSTVEIHDYQHDHVTSDVTASSRKPKVKKKGRENSLLSSGPDASECQDAVAAGFCEILEDFCGRAENFGDERDEREFLPMSLADLKVVRNEITSIRAKKALHLIPVDTLMRSLRVLDHQIHRAEGLSINDYEQVDTEVVSLIFCALESIHATLAIMAYRGMPKQLYKEEIIERIMDVSRHQVMNVIFGSDPVYRALHKPTDIGVPEGEEDEEADGDFVSPNKKKRSRSVKPRKSTSNKVSSAVSDILQKLCVILGFLKELGTIERLPDSCILQLIKTCFTTLVVENIQRLQLESISLISRIFYAYTQHRAYIMDEALQILLKLPSSKRMPRTYPLPDEEQRQIQLITGLLIEIVHSSSNLPDVLMEASDSPSLEVSIDASYPIKSYESITEACCLFWSRVLQRLTNTKNQEAAELKTMIENLVIDLLITLNLPEYPASAPLLEVLCVLLLQNAGLKSKDVSVRSMAIDLLGTIAARLKQDAVHCREEKFWIVKELRSEDMNDRTLPKDACSVCLDARVDKSLVRCHGCQRLFHVDCTGIRGHDVPNRGFHCPMCFSRKQLLVLKSHCESQSKDASQNKRNKSGKTSQVTEAITNLETVQQLLLNYLYDAAAVDDGHLFTRWFYLCLWYKDDPNSQQKFMYYVARLKSQAIVRDSGSLSSLMTRELAKKLTLALGQNSSFSRGFDKILQVLLASLRENSPIIRAKALRAVSIIINVDPEVLGDKHVQTAVEGRFCDSATSAREAALELVGRHIASYPDVGLKYFEKLAERIKDTGVSVRKRAIKIIRDMCTSNSSFSEFTTACVEIISRVNDEESSVQDLVCKTLYEFWFEEPSGSQHQFFGDGSSVPLEVAKKTEQIVQMLRRMPSLQPLVTVIKRNIALDFFSQSAKAVGINPVSLASVRRRCELMCKCLLEKILQVTEMNTGEGEVHMLPYMRLLHAFCVVDPTLCAPASDPSQFVVTLQPYLKSQADNRVAAQLLESIIFVIDSVLPLLRKLPQSVAEELEQDLKQMIVRHSFLTVVHACIKCLCSASKVAGKCSTIIEHLIQLFFKRLAALGFSNKQNFQQVGRSLFCLGLLIRYSSSLLYVSGSSNNSHVASSINLFKRYLQTEDYVIKVRSLQALGYVLIARPECMLEKDVGKILEATLSSNTDPRLKMQSLQNMYEYLLDAESQMGIDSASENEAANTAVGGPSVPVAAGAGDTNICGGIVQLYWAKILERSLDVNEQVRQSALKILEVVLRQGLVHPITCVPFLIALEIDPQEVNSKLAHHLLMNMNEKYPSFFESRLGDGLQKSFMFIQAMNKGGSQSLDAQAKAPGIMSGKSDPGSFDHAKHGVSRIYKLIRGNRLSRNKFIASVVRKFDTPSLSDSVVSFLIYCTEILASLPFTSPDEPLYLIYSINRIIQVRAGTVEANMKGFLQFLQAGSQKINGSGSIQTEPTQPIKCESETMVTNEIQEGLERDRGCVDYGSVNSYMPHPASLNPHGISNVDLHTIQVECLAAGALQLLLRLKRHLKIVYDLNDARCQAYSPNETPKPGEGLSRQNLQLNVKEINIDPPNNYEDFVRRYQDFKNAMKEDTVDYAVYTANIKRKRPPPRRSRKCGRMMGGDDEDDEDDGEWGSGMRTSDSGSGRRSSSRLRQQY; translated from the exons GAACCTTAGAGCTGATGCGAGTCCTCAACCGTATGGCTTTGTGGGGAATCTGGACCTCTATAATGAAGTGCTTAGATGTAACTCTGAAGCCTTTGCTTGCATAGGTGCAG GCCACATTAAGGGGACTGCACAAAATCGTAAGGCTGATTCGGGTCCTCTTAAGTGCATACCTGCTGTCCAACTGCCACAACGAAGCACTGTAGAGATCCACGATTATCAGCATGACCATGTTACTAgt GATGTTACCGCATCTTCTAGGAAACCAAAAGTCAAGAAGAAAGGAAGGGAGAACAGTTTACTATCAAGTGGTCCTGATGCTTCTGAATGTCAAG ATGCAGTTGCAGCAGGCTTTTGTGagattttggaagatttttgtggCAGAGCAGAAAATTTTGGTGATGAGCGGGATGAAAGAGAATTTTTACCAATGTCTTTAGCAGATCTTAAAGTTGTTCGGAATGAAATCACATCTATCCGAGCAAAGAAAGCACTGCATTTGATTCCAGTTGATACTCTAATGAGATCACTCAGGGTCTTAGATCACCAGATTCATCGAGCAGAAGGTTTATCAATTAATGATTATGAACAG GTGGATACAGAGGTTGTGTCATTGATTTTTTGTGCTTTAGAGTCCATTCATGCAACTTTAGCTATAATGGCTTACCGTGGGATGCCTAAGCAGTTATACAAAGAAGAA ATCATTGAAAGAATCATGGACGTCTCTCGGCACCAAGTAATGAATGTTATATTTGGTAGTGATCCCGTATACCGTGCGCTGCACAAACCAACCGACATAGGGGTTCCTGAAG gtgaagaagatgaagaggcTGATGGGGACTTTGTTTCACCAAATAAGAAGAAGAGATCTAGGAGTGTGAAACCAAGGAAATCAACATCAAACAA GGTTTCTTCTGCTGTTAGTGATATACTTCAGAAGCTTTGTGTGATTCTTGGTTTTCTTAAGGAGTTGGGCACGATAGAGCGCCTACCTGACAGTTGCATTCTCCAGCTTATCAAGACCTGCTTCACAACGCTTGTGGTTGAGAATATCCAGCGTTTGCAATTGGAATCTATAAGCTTAATAAGTCGG ATATTTTACGCATACACACAGCATCGTGCTTACATAATGGATGAGGCACTTCAGATTCTTTTGAAGTTACCCTCTTCAAAGCGCATGCCCAGAACTTATCCGCTTCCTGATGAAGAGCAGAGGCAAATTCAGCTCATCACTGGCCTTCTGATTGAAATAGTTCACAGCAGTTCAAACCTTCCGGATGTTTTGATGGAAGCATCTGACAGTCCTTCACTGGAAGTCTCAATTGATGCCAGTTACCCTATCAAATCCTATGAGTCCATCACTGAAGCTTGCTGTCTTTTCTGGAGTCGTGTTCTTCAACGTCTAACGAACACAAAAAATCAAGAGGCAGCTGAGTTGAAGACAATGATTGAGAATCTTGTCATTGATCTGTTGATTACTTTGAATTTGCCTGAATATCCTGCCTCTGCTCCTCTTCTGGAG gttctttgtgttttacttctTCAAAATGCTGGGTTGAAATCTAAAGATGTTTCTGTTCGTTCAATGGCCATTGACCTTCTCGGCACAATTGCTGCAAGGCTGAAACAGGATGCAGTCCACTGTAGGGAGGAGAAATTCTGGATTGTGAAGGAGTTGAGAAGCGAGGACATGAATGACCGGACTCTTCCCAAGGATGCATGTTCTGTTTGTTTGGATGCCAGAGTTGACAAATCACTTGTTCGATGTCATGGTTGTCAGAGACTATTTCATGTTGACTGTACCGGAATTAGGGGTCATGATGTTCCTAATCGCGGCTTTCATTGTCCGATGTGTTTCTCTAGGAAGCAACTTCTTGTATTGAAATCACATTGCGAGTCTCAGTCCAAGGATGCTAGTCAAAATAAGCGTAACAAGTCAGGAAAGACTTCACAAGTTACTGAGGCAATCACAAATTTGGAGACTGTTCAGCAGCTACTCCTGAATTATCTCTACGATGCTGCGGCTGTGGATGATGGACATCTGTTTACTCGTTG GTTCTATCTTTGCCTTTGGTACAAAGATGACCCTAATTCTCAGCAgaaattcatgtattatgttgCTAGATTAAAGTCACAAGCAATTGTGCGTGACTCTGGTTCTCTTTCTTCACTAATGACGAGAGAGTTGGCAAAAAAGCTAACTTTAGCATTGGGACAGAATAGTTCTTTCTCTAGAGGATTTGACAAGATTCTGCAAGTGCTTCTG GCAAGTTTGCGAGAGAACTCTCCAATCATTCGTGCAAAAGCATTGCGAGCA GTTAGTATCATTATAAATGTTGATCCAGAGGTTTTGGGTGATAAGCATGTCCAAACAGCAGTGGAAGGGAGGTTTTGTGACTCCGCTACATCTGCCCGAGAAGCTGCATTGGAACTTGTAGGCAGACATATTGCTTCCTATCCTGATGTTGGTCTGAAG TACTTTGAGAAGTTGGCGGAAAGAATAAAGGATACTGGTGTAAGTGTGCGGAAGCGTGCTATCAAAATCATTCGGGACATGTGCACCTCAAATTCTAGCTTCTCGGAGTTCACTACTGCTTGCGTTGAAATTATTTCCCGAGTAAATGATGAGGAATCCAGTGTACAG GACCTGGTCTGCAAGACACTTTATGAGTTTTGGTTTGAGGAACCTTCTGGTTCACAACATCAATTTTTCGGAGATGGAAGTTCTGTTCCACTTGAGGTGGCTAAGAAAACAGAGCAAATTGTTCAAATGCTCAGAAGGATGCCCAGTCTTCAACCTCTTGTAACTGTGATTAAACGCAACATAGCTCTTGATTTCTTTTCACAATCTGCTAAAGCTGTTGGCATCAACCCTGTGTCCCTTGCTTCGGTCCGTAGGCGCTGCGAGTTGATGTGCAAGTGCTTATTGGAGAAAATACTGCAG GTGACGGAGATGAATACTGGAGAAGGAGAGGTGCACATGCTACCATACATGAGGCTCTTGCATGCTTTTTGTGTTGTTGATCCTACTCTATGTGCACCAGCTTCTGATCCTTCTCAGTTTGTGGTCACGCTACAACCTTATTTGAAGAGTCAG GCTGATAATCGAGTTGCGGCCCAGCTTTTGGAGAGTATAATTTTTGTAATTGATTCTGTTTTGCCTTTATTACGGAAGCTTCCTCAAAGTGTTGCTGAAGAACTTGAGCAAGATCTGAAGCAAATGATTGTTCGGCATTCTTTCTTGACTGTTGTCCATGCTTGCATCAA GTGTCTTTGCTCTGCGAGTAAAGTTGCTGGAAAGTGTTCAACTATTATTGAACATCTTATCCAGTTATTCTTCAAACGCCTAGCTGCCCTAGGTTTCAGTAATAAACAG AACTTTCAGCAAGTGGGACGGTCTCTTTTCTGCTTGGGTTTGCTAATACGTTACAGTAGCTCTTTGTTATATGTATCTGGTTCCAGTAACAACTCACATGTTGCTAGCAGCATCAACCTGTTTAAGAGATATCTTCAGACCGAGGACTATGTTATCAAGGTCCGCTCATTGCAG GCACTGGGCTATGTTTTAATTGCTCGGCCAGAATGTATGCTGGAAAAGGATGTAGGGAAAATCTTGGAGGCCACACTTTCTTCTAATACTGATCCACGACTCAAG ATGCAATCACTGCAAAACATGTATGAGTATCTTCTTGATGCTGAAAGTCAAATGGGAATAGATAGTGCAAGTGAAAATGAAGCAGCTAATACGGCAGTTGGTGGCCCTAGTGTGCCAGTTGCTGCAGGGGCTGGTGATACCAATATTTGTGGGGGAATAGTTCAGTTGTATTGGGCTAAAATCTTAGAAAGATCCTTGGATGTGAATGAACAAGTGCGTCAGTCTGCTCTTAAG ATTCTGGAAGTTGTATTGCGTCAAGGTCTTGTCCATCCTATTACTTGTGTTCCCTTTTTGATAGCGCTTGAAATAGATCCTCAGGAGGTGAACTCAAAGCTGGCTCATCATTTGTTGATGAACATGAATGAGAA GTATCCATCCTTCTTTGAGAGCCGTCTTGGTGATGGTCTGCAAAAGTCATTTATGTTCATACAAGCCATGAATAAAGGTGGTTCTCAAAGTTTAGATGCTCAGGCTAAAGCTCCAGGTATCATGTCAGGAAAGTCGGACCCTGGCTCATTTGATCATGCAAAGCATGGGGTGTCTAGAATCTATAAGCTCATCCGTGGAAATCGTCTTTCAAGGAACAAATTTATAGCCTCAGTTGTGCGCAAATTTGATACACCAAGCTTGAGTGATTCAGTAGTCTCGTTTTTAAT ATACTGCACTGAAATTCTTGCTTCACTTCCATTCACATCGCCTGATGAGCCCCTTTATTTGATCTATTCTATAAATCGGATTATTCAAGTTAGGGCTGGCACAGTGGAGGCAAATATGAAAGGATTTCTACAGTTTTTACAAGCAGGTAGTCAAAAAAtaaatggaagtgggagcattCAAACAGAGCCCACTCAACCTATTAAGTGTGAGAGTGAAACAATGGTTACCAACGAAATCCAGGAAGGGTTGGAAAGGGATCGTGGCTGTGTAGATTATGGATCAGTGAATTCATATATGCCCCATCCGGCATCATTAAATCCACATGGCATATCCAATGTTGATTTGCACACGATCCAG GTGGAATGTCTCGCAGCCGGTGCTTTACAGTTGCTTCTGAGGCTAAAGAGGCACCTCAAGATTGTGTATGATCTAAATGATGCCCGTTGTCAG GCATATTCTCCAAATGAAACCCCAAAACCCGGGGAAGGTCTTTCAAGGCAAAATCTTCAGTTAAATGTGAAGGAAATTAACATTGACCCCCCAAACAATTATGAAGACTTTGTCCGGAGATATCAG GATTTCAAGAATGCCATGAAGGAAGATACAGTGGACTATGCAGTATACACAGCAAACATCAAAAGGAAACGCCCTCCTCCAAGAAGAAGTAGGAAGTGTGGTCGAATGATGGGTggtgatgatgaagatgatgaagacgATGGAGAATGGGGTAGCGGAATGAGAACTAGTGATAGCGGTAGTGGCAGAAGAAGCAGTAGCAGGTTAAGGCAGCAATACTAA
- the LOC107812928 gene encoding sister chromatid cohesion protein SCC2 isoform X2, translated as MANFSTGSGVPRGISLSNTVHSETAPSLPLPSLPVFCGALDQNLRLFDESESRSLNRSDVISHAVKIADLLRNTDVSYLNLRADASPQPYGFVGNLDLYNEVLRCNSEAFACIGAGHIKGTAQNRKADSGPLKCIPAVQLPQRSTVEIHDYQHDHVTSDVTASSRKPKVKKKGRENSLLSSGPDASECQDAVAAGFCEILEDFCGRAENFGDERDEREFLPMSLADLKVVRNEITSIRAKKALHLIPVDTLMRSLRVLDHQIHRAEGLSINDYEQVDTEVVSLIFCALESIHATLAIMAYRGMPKQLYKEEIIERIMDVSRHQVMNVIFGSDPVYRALHKPTDIGVPEGEEDEEADGDFVSPNKKKRSRSVKPRKSTSNKVSSAVSDILQKLCVILGFLKELGTIERLPDSCILQLIKTCFTTLVVENIQRLQLESISLISRIFYAYTQHRAYIMDEALQILLKLPSSKRMPRTYPLPDEEQRQIQLITGLLIEIVHSSSNLPDVLMEASDSPSLEVSIDASYPIKSYESITEACCLFWSRVLQRLTNTKNQEAAELKTMIENLVIDLLITLNLPEYPASAPLLEVLCVLLLQNAGLKSKDVSVRSMAIDLLGTIAARLKQDAVHCREEKFWIVKELRSEDMNDRTLPKDACSVCLDARVDKSLVRCHGCQRLFHVDCTGIRGHDVPNRGFHCPMCFSRKQLLVLKSHCESQSKDASQNKRNKSGKTSQVTEAITNLETVQQLLLNYLYDAAAVDDGHLFTRWFYLCLWYKDDPNSQQKFMYYVARLKSQAIVRDSGSLSSLMTRELAKKLTLALGQNSSFSRGFDKILQVLLASLRENSPIIRAKALRAVSIIINVDPEVLGDKHVQTAVEGRFCDSATSAREAALELVGRHIASYPDVGLKYFEKLAERIKDTGVSVRKRAIKIIRDMCTSNSSFSEFTTACVEIISRVNDEESSVQDLVCKTLYEFWFEEPSGSQHQFFGDGSSVPLEVAKKTEQIVQMLRRMPSLQPLVTVIKRNIALDFFSQSAKAVGINPVSLASVRRRCELMCKCLLEKILQVTEMNTGEGEVHMLPYMRLLHAFCVVDPTLCAPASDPSQFVVTLQPYLKSQADNRVAAQLLESIIFVIDSVLPLLRKLPQSVAEELEQDLKQMIVRHSFLTVVHACIKCLCSASKVAGKCSTIIEHLIQLFFKRLAALGFSNKQNFQQVGRSLFCLGLLIRYSSSLLYVSGSSNNSHVASSINLFKRYLQTEDYVIKALGYVLIARPECMLEKDVGKILEATLSSNTDPRLKMQSLQNMYEYLLDAESQMGIDSASENEAANTAVGGPSVPVAAGAGDTNICGGIVQLYWAKILERSLDVNEQVRQSALKILEVVLRQGLVHPITCVPFLIALEIDPQEVNSKLAHHLLMNMNEKYPSFFESRLGDGLQKSFMFIQAMNKGGSQSLDAQAKAPGIMSGKSDPGSFDHAKHGVSRIYKLIRGNRLSRNKFIASVVRKFDTPSLSDSVVSFLIYCTEILASLPFTSPDEPLYLIYSINRIIQVRAGTVEANMKGFLQFLQAGSQKINGSGSIQTEPTQPIKCESETMVTNEIQEGLERDRGCVDYGSVNSYMPHPASLNPHGISNVDLHTIQVECLAAGALQLLLRLKRHLKIVYDLNDARCQAYSPNETPKPGEGLSRQNLQLNVKEINIDPPNNYEDFVRRYQDFKNAMKEDTVDYAVYTANIKRKRPPPRRSRKCGRMMGGDDEDDEDDGEWGSGMRTSDSGSGRRSSSRLRQQY; from the exons GAACCTTAGAGCTGATGCGAGTCCTCAACCGTATGGCTTTGTGGGGAATCTGGACCTCTATAATGAAGTGCTTAGATGTAACTCTGAAGCCTTTGCTTGCATAGGTGCAG GCCACATTAAGGGGACTGCACAAAATCGTAAGGCTGATTCGGGTCCTCTTAAGTGCATACCTGCTGTCCAACTGCCACAACGAAGCACTGTAGAGATCCACGATTATCAGCATGACCATGTTACTAgt GATGTTACCGCATCTTCTAGGAAACCAAAAGTCAAGAAGAAAGGAAGGGAGAACAGTTTACTATCAAGTGGTCCTGATGCTTCTGAATGTCAAG ATGCAGTTGCAGCAGGCTTTTGTGagattttggaagatttttgtggCAGAGCAGAAAATTTTGGTGATGAGCGGGATGAAAGAGAATTTTTACCAATGTCTTTAGCAGATCTTAAAGTTGTTCGGAATGAAATCACATCTATCCGAGCAAAGAAAGCACTGCATTTGATTCCAGTTGATACTCTAATGAGATCACTCAGGGTCTTAGATCACCAGATTCATCGAGCAGAAGGTTTATCAATTAATGATTATGAACAG GTGGATACAGAGGTTGTGTCATTGATTTTTTGTGCTTTAGAGTCCATTCATGCAACTTTAGCTATAATGGCTTACCGTGGGATGCCTAAGCAGTTATACAAAGAAGAA ATCATTGAAAGAATCATGGACGTCTCTCGGCACCAAGTAATGAATGTTATATTTGGTAGTGATCCCGTATACCGTGCGCTGCACAAACCAACCGACATAGGGGTTCCTGAAG gtgaagaagatgaagaggcTGATGGGGACTTTGTTTCACCAAATAAGAAGAAGAGATCTAGGAGTGTGAAACCAAGGAAATCAACATCAAACAA GGTTTCTTCTGCTGTTAGTGATATACTTCAGAAGCTTTGTGTGATTCTTGGTTTTCTTAAGGAGTTGGGCACGATAGAGCGCCTACCTGACAGTTGCATTCTCCAGCTTATCAAGACCTGCTTCACAACGCTTGTGGTTGAGAATATCCAGCGTTTGCAATTGGAATCTATAAGCTTAATAAGTCGG ATATTTTACGCATACACACAGCATCGTGCTTACATAATGGATGAGGCACTTCAGATTCTTTTGAAGTTACCCTCTTCAAAGCGCATGCCCAGAACTTATCCGCTTCCTGATGAAGAGCAGAGGCAAATTCAGCTCATCACTGGCCTTCTGATTGAAATAGTTCACAGCAGTTCAAACCTTCCGGATGTTTTGATGGAAGCATCTGACAGTCCTTCACTGGAAGTCTCAATTGATGCCAGTTACCCTATCAAATCCTATGAGTCCATCACTGAAGCTTGCTGTCTTTTCTGGAGTCGTGTTCTTCAACGTCTAACGAACACAAAAAATCAAGAGGCAGCTGAGTTGAAGACAATGATTGAGAATCTTGTCATTGATCTGTTGATTACTTTGAATTTGCCTGAATATCCTGCCTCTGCTCCTCTTCTGGAG gttctttgtgttttacttctTCAAAATGCTGGGTTGAAATCTAAAGATGTTTCTGTTCGTTCAATGGCCATTGACCTTCTCGGCACAATTGCTGCAAGGCTGAAACAGGATGCAGTCCACTGTAGGGAGGAGAAATTCTGGATTGTGAAGGAGTTGAGAAGCGAGGACATGAATGACCGGACTCTTCCCAAGGATGCATGTTCTGTTTGTTTGGATGCCAGAGTTGACAAATCACTTGTTCGATGTCATGGTTGTCAGAGACTATTTCATGTTGACTGTACCGGAATTAGGGGTCATGATGTTCCTAATCGCGGCTTTCATTGTCCGATGTGTTTCTCTAGGAAGCAACTTCTTGTATTGAAATCACATTGCGAGTCTCAGTCCAAGGATGCTAGTCAAAATAAGCGTAACAAGTCAGGAAAGACTTCACAAGTTACTGAGGCAATCACAAATTTGGAGACTGTTCAGCAGCTACTCCTGAATTATCTCTACGATGCTGCGGCTGTGGATGATGGACATCTGTTTACTCGTTG GTTCTATCTTTGCCTTTGGTACAAAGATGACCCTAATTCTCAGCAgaaattcatgtattatgttgCTAGATTAAAGTCACAAGCAATTGTGCGTGACTCTGGTTCTCTTTCTTCACTAATGACGAGAGAGTTGGCAAAAAAGCTAACTTTAGCATTGGGACAGAATAGTTCTTTCTCTAGAGGATTTGACAAGATTCTGCAAGTGCTTCTG GCAAGTTTGCGAGAGAACTCTCCAATCATTCGTGCAAAAGCATTGCGAGCA GTTAGTATCATTATAAATGTTGATCCAGAGGTTTTGGGTGATAAGCATGTCCAAACAGCAGTGGAAGGGAGGTTTTGTGACTCCGCTACATCTGCCCGAGAAGCTGCATTGGAACTTGTAGGCAGACATATTGCTTCCTATCCTGATGTTGGTCTGAAG TACTTTGAGAAGTTGGCGGAAAGAATAAAGGATACTGGTGTAAGTGTGCGGAAGCGTGCTATCAAAATCATTCGGGACATGTGCACCTCAAATTCTAGCTTCTCGGAGTTCACTACTGCTTGCGTTGAAATTATTTCCCGAGTAAATGATGAGGAATCCAGTGTACAG GACCTGGTCTGCAAGACACTTTATGAGTTTTGGTTTGAGGAACCTTCTGGTTCACAACATCAATTTTTCGGAGATGGAAGTTCTGTTCCACTTGAGGTGGCTAAGAAAACAGAGCAAATTGTTCAAATGCTCAGAAGGATGCCCAGTCTTCAACCTCTTGTAACTGTGATTAAACGCAACATAGCTCTTGATTTCTTTTCACAATCTGCTAAAGCTGTTGGCATCAACCCTGTGTCCCTTGCTTCGGTCCGTAGGCGCTGCGAGTTGATGTGCAAGTGCTTATTGGAGAAAATACTGCAG GTGACGGAGATGAATACTGGAGAAGGAGAGGTGCACATGCTACCATACATGAGGCTCTTGCATGCTTTTTGTGTTGTTGATCCTACTCTATGTGCACCAGCTTCTGATCCTTCTCAGTTTGTGGTCACGCTACAACCTTATTTGAAGAGTCAG GCTGATAATCGAGTTGCGGCCCAGCTTTTGGAGAGTATAATTTTTGTAATTGATTCTGTTTTGCCTTTATTACGGAAGCTTCCTCAAAGTGTTGCTGAAGAACTTGAGCAAGATCTGAAGCAAATGATTGTTCGGCATTCTTTCTTGACTGTTGTCCATGCTTGCATCAA GTGTCTTTGCTCTGCGAGTAAAGTTGCTGGAAAGTGTTCAACTATTATTGAACATCTTATCCAGTTATTCTTCAAACGCCTAGCTGCCCTAGGTTTCAGTAATAAACAG AACTTTCAGCAAGTGGGACGGTCTCTTTTCTGCTTGGGTTTGCTAATACGTTACAGTAGCTCTTTGTTATATGTATCTGGTTCCAGTAACAACTCACATGTTGCTAGCAGCATCAACCTGTTTAAGAGATATCTTCAGACCGAGGACTATGTTATCAAG GCACTGGGCTATGTTTTAATTGCTCGGCCAGAATGTATGCTGGAAAAGGATGTAGGGAAAATCTTGGAGGCCACACTTTCTTCTAATACTGATCCACGACTCAAG ATGCAATCACTGCAAAACATGTATGAGTATCTTCTTGATGCTGAAAGTCAAATGGGAATAGATAGTGCAAGTGAAAATGAAGCAGCTAATACGGCAGTTGGTGGCCCTAGTGTGCCAGTTGCTGCAGGGGCTGGTGATACCAATATTTGTGGGGGAATAGTTCAGTTGTATTGGGCTAAAATCTTAGAAAGATCCTTGGATGTGAATGAACAAGTGCGTCAGTCTGCTCTTAAG ATTCTGGAAGTTGTATTGCGTCAAGGTCTTGTCCATCCTATTACTTGTGTTCCCTTTTTGATAGCGCTTGAAATAGATCCTCAGGAGGTGAACTCAAAGCTGGCTCATCATTTGTTGATGAACATGAATGAGAA GTATCCATCCTTCTTTGAGAGCCGTCTTGGTGATGGTCTGCAAAAGTCATTTATGTTCATACAAGCCATGAATAAAGGTGGTTCTCAAAGTTTAGATGCTCAGGCTAAAGCTCCAGGTATCATGTCAGGAAAGTCGGACCCTGGCTCATTTGATCATGCAAAGCATGGGGTGTCTAGAATCTATAAGCTCATCCGTGGAAATCGTCTTTCAAGGAACAAATTTATAGCCTCAGTTGTGCGCAAATTTGATACACCAAGCTTGAGTGATTCAGTAGTCTCGTTTTTAAT ATACTGCACTGAAATTCTTGCTTCACTTCCATTCACATCGCCTGATGAGCCCCTTTATTTGATCTATTCTATAAATCGGATTATTCAAGTTAGGGCTGGCACAGTGGAGGCAAATATGAAAGGATTTCTACAGTTTTTACAAGCAGGTAGTCAAAAAAtaaatggaagtgggagcattCAAACAGAGCCCACTCAACCTATTAAGTGTGAGAGTGAAACAATGGTTACCAACGAAATCCAGGAAGGGTTGGAAAGGGATCGTGGCTGTGTAGATTATGGATCAGTGAATTCATATATGCCCCATCCGGCATCATTAAATCCACATGGCATATCCAATGTTGATTTGCACACGATCCAG GTGGAATGTCTCGCAGCCGGTGCTTTACAGTTGCTTCTGAGGCTAAAGAGGCACCTCAAGATTGTGTATGATCTAAATGATGCCCGTTGTCAG GCATATTCTCCAAATGAAACCCCAAAACCCGGGGAAGGTCTTTCAAGGCAAAATCTTCAGTTAAATGTGAAGGAAATTAACATTGACCCCCCAAACAATTATGAAGACTTTGTCCGGAGATATCAG GATTTCAAGAATGCCATGAAGGAAGATACAGTGGACTATGCAGTATACACAGCAAACATCAAAAGGAAACGCCCTCCTCCAAGAAGAAGTAGGAAGTGTGGTCGAATGATGGGTggtgatgatgaagatgatgaagacgATGGAGAATGGGGTAGCGGAATGAGAACTAGTGATAGCGGTAGTGGCAGAAGAAGCAGTAGCAGGTTAAGGCAGCAATACTAA